The stretch of DNA tatactctgccttgtctcaggatgttaagttggtggttgaagatatccctctagtggtgtgggggctgtgctttggcaatgtgggtggggttatattctgcctgtttggccctgtccgggggtatcatcggatggggccacagtgtcccccgactactcccgtctcagcctccagtatttatgctgcagtagtttgtcggggggctaaggtcagtctgttatatctggagtatttctcctgtcttatccggtgtcctgtgtgaatttaagtatgctctctctaggaggacctgagccctaggaccatgcctcaggactacctgggctgatgactccttgctgtccccagtctacctggccatgctgctgctccagtttcaactgttctgcctgcggctatggaatcctgacctgttcagtggacgtgctacctgtcccagacctgctgtttccatctctctagagacagcaggagcggtagagatactctgaatgatcggttatgaaaagccaactgacatttactcctgatgtgctgacctgttgcaccctcgacaactactgtgattattattatgtatgaacatttgaacatcttggccatgttctgttataatctccacccggcacagccagaagaggactggccacccctcatagcctggtttcttcctaggttctggcctttctagggagtttttcctagccaccgtgcttctacacctgcattgcttgctgtttggtgttttaggctgggttttctgtacagcactttgatatatcagctgatgtaagaagggctatataaatacatttgatttgaagttctGTCATCTCTGCTTCATTGGCGGAGCAAAGACATTTAGGGACCAGGGAGAAATTGCAATAGGAAATGGAAAGCTGTGAAAACGACCCAAATGGTTTCTGAAAATATTTAAATTTGGGCTTAGATGCATAttttgtggttgaaatactaacagctgttatgatgctgataaagatggCACCCCTACAGACCAACTTCACATTTTCTTAAAATgctaaaaaaatattatttacccACTCCTGTTCCCAAGTCCCAATCTTATCTACATTTGgtgtataattttactgcaagaaatggtTAATTCTacaggagttaatattaaggctgtgagaggttatagacctacagtcagtgtccagatttcagacTCCATTTAACCTCTGAACAGCAGGCTACTGTTACCTTGATAcaccataggcctatttgaagtccctGTCTTGTGACTGTCAAATTTGTATAGCTCCTCACAATCATCACATATAACATAGCCGGGACTGGCATCATCCTCTTTTACTACTTTCCCAAACAatttctggccctcccttctctttacttcaactctccatttcacaGCGTTACTGTTTTTCAATTAAACTCAGATTATTTTCCGACGTGGACGATGTCCACTATTTCTGctgttcccaaaagcatttggcgTGTAGGCTATTTGACATGCGCACAGTTATACGCCCTAAAGCTTAGAGATTTAGGCACTCATGCCAAAAATTATTTTACACAAAATATAGCGTATATGCACAAGAATaatacatttatggattttttaaaaaggtattgttttcTCTGTCGGCTAtaaaagtggaactgacagcgttttaactaCTTGCATATATGAAACAGACAGACAATCATATCAGTCATAAATATAAAATTGTTAGTTTACGCTACAAAACACACTTTATAAAGAGTTTTTACaaatagagtaccagtcaaaagtttggacatctactcattccagggcttttcttaaattgtactattttctacgcattctgtctcctagagatgaacgtactatgGAGCGAAagttgcaaatcaatcccagaacagcaaaggaccttgtgaagatggtggaggaaacaggatacaaaagtatctatatccacagtaaaatgagtcctataacgacataacctgaaaggccactcagcaaggaagaaaccactgctccaaaaccaccagaaaaaaagccagacgacggtttgcaactgcacatggggacaaagatagtactttttggagaaatgtcctctggtctgatgaaacaaaaatagaactgtttggctataatgaccattatgtttggaggaaaaaggaggctGGCAAGCCcgaacaccaccccaaccgtgaggcacgggggtggcagcatcatgttgtgggggtgatttgctgcaggaaggactggtgcacgtcacaaaatagatggcgtcatgaggaaggaaaatgatgtgggaatattgaagcaacatctcaagacatcagttaaagcttggtcgcaattggacattgacccaaagcatacttccaaagttgtggcaaaatggcttaaggacaacaaagccaaggtattggagttgccatcacaaagccctgacctcaatcctatagaacatttgtgggcagaactgaaaaagcgtgtgcaagcaaggaggcctacaaacctaactcagttacgccacctctgtcaggaggaatgggccaaaattcacccgacctattgtgggaagcttgtggaaggctaccagaaatgtttgatccaagttaaatcatttaaaggcaatgctatggaatactaattgagtgcatgtaaacttctgacccacagggaatgtgatgaaataaataaaagctataGTAAATCActcttattattctgacattttacattcttaaaataaagtggtgatcctaactcacctaaggattttacaaggattaaaatgtcaggaatttaaactgagtataaatgtatttggctaaggtgtatggaaGCTTCTAATGTGCTGGGTTGAGTAAACAGGTGGTAGCGgttgagcacgcacccttgtggggccccagtgttacggatcagtgaagtggaggtgttgctttctaccttcaccacctaggagcggcctgtcagaaagtccaggacccagttgcacagggtgtggttcagacccagggccacaAGCTTGATGAGCGTGGAGGGTACATTGATATTGAAGGCTGAGCTAAAGTCAATGATAAGCAGTCCTACATGGGTATCCTCTTGTTCAAGTGGGATAAGGAAGCGTGCAGTGCAATagcaattgcatcatctgtggatctattggggaggTAAGGAAATTAAAGTGGGTCTAGGATgtaaggtaaggtagaggtgataggaTCCTAAACTagcctcaaagcacttcatgatgacagaagtgagtgcttcagggtgatagtcatttagttcagttacctttgctttcttgggtacaggagcaATAGtggagactaaaattgagctttttggccatcaaggaaaacgctatatctggtgcaaacccaacacctctcatcaccccaagaacaccatcacagtgaagcatggtagtggcagcatcacactgtggggatgtttttccatcggcagggactgggaatctggtcagaattgaaggaatgatggatggtgccaaatacagggaaattcttcagTGAAACCTGTTTCAGTGTTCCAGAGATTCGAGACTGGTACGGCAGTgattccagcaggacaatggccctaagcatactgctaaagcaacacttgagtggtttaagggttaacatttaaatgtcttggaatggcctggTCAAAGCCCAGACATCAATCCaactgagaatctgtggtatgacgtAAAATTGCTGTAtatcagcggaacccatccaacttgaaggagctggagcagttttgccttaaaattggcaaaaatcccagtggctagatgtgccaagcttatagatacataccccaaaagacttgcagctgtaattgctgcaaaaagtgtagttatgcacactcaaatccagttttttttgtcttatattttgtttgtttcacaagaaaaaatattttccatcttcaaagtgataggcatgttgtgtaaatcaaatgatacaaacccctcaatctattttaattccatgtTGGAAGGCATCaaaataggccgtcattgtaaataaaactgTCCTTAACTGCTGCCGTGCCTAATTAGTTGAAGGTTAAGCCTACCTGTCCCCTCCCATTTAGAGACCCTGTGCCCTTACACCCAGTAAAGGACTAGGACGGCTGACGACGGCGTTAAAAAAACAAagaattacattttatttaacccgTACGTAACTTTGCAAGCCAGTTcaaaattgtaaataagaatttgttcttatttatttaacaaattcttatttacaatgattcaTCACTAGGAACCgaacaatgatggcctaccccggccaaaccctaatgacgctgggccaattgtgcaccgccctatgagactcccaaccacggccggttgtgacacagcctggaatcgaacctggATCGGTAGTGATTCCCCTCAGCACTGGGAGCAGCTCGTGAACGTGGGTGTGTTGACACCTACGCCCCAGTGTTTGAGGACATAGCAGGTCTGTCAATGGAACCACCACCTTGCTGGGACAGGCAAAGCGATCTGGAGGAGTTCATGACAGCCGACCACACGACAGGCTaagaaaataaaattgaaatgtACAAGAATTATGGTCAAGATCACTTTTTCCATTGTAAGAGAGCTGTGCCAGGGAATAAGTGTTGTGTTTTTATTCAAGCATGTGTTTGCATAGTAATTGAGGGTAAAGTACTTCCCTGTCAATGTATGTGTTGTCAGTGTTGTGGACTTCAGAATGGACAGCAGAATGTACTGTAGGCAGAATATATGACTATATTTAAGCACCAGTATGATTTTAAAATGTCAAAACATGTAACATTAATTAATACATTATGTAGTGACTCAGTTCGTCCTGAGGGGTATTcatcactaggaaccaaacgggAACCATagagggagggacctacctgaatttctCCAATAGAAAACGTTTACTGTTTGCAAATGTACCCATACTGGCACAGGCAATGCTTTACTTCTGCCACTAAGAAGCACTGCTGTGTCAAACATCCTATCCCACCCATTTCTCTTCACCAACTGTTGCAATTGAAATAGTCTCATGTTCCAAATCtgtgtgtttattgtgttgtTTAGTCTGTTTCGGGGTTTAGATCACTTTTTTCTCGTTTTGATAGGCAGCAGTGTAGGGTTGttgagcggcaggtagcctagtggttagagcgttgggtcagtaaccaaaaagttgctggatcgaatccccaagctgacaaagtaaaaatctgtcgtcctgcccACGAACAAGGCAGTTcgtgggtaggccgtcattgtaaataagaatttgttcttaacttacttgcctagttaaaaataaataaaactgttCTTTACATTGGTCCGGGTTAAACCTGGCATCACTTCATCGGGTGAAAGCGGAGAGGGAGGAGTGCACTTCTCAAATCAAACAGTAATCTGCGTTCGGTTATGTTGTTAAAGCAGCATGGTGCATCGCCCCAGAAACATACATCTATTTtctgttaaataaatgtttgaatTTTAAAACTAGttgttttcattgggaaggcagataaagcaTTTTTATCGAAATAAATTACTTTTGCTTATGAAAACACTGAATGCTGCTCATCACTCCACGTGCTTGACTTCGTCATCCGCCATAGCGGGGCACCTGGCTCATGCCCGGGAGGCAGTCCGGTTCCCGAAACGAATGCAATCACTCTTTAAATGAACCCCCTGTGTCAAGTGACTGACGTAATCTCATTTTTACAGGTACACCAATCTGTAGAGAGCATTGAAATAATCGACTAAAATAAGTTAATATTGACAAATCTGTAGCGAACCATATTCACATGCGCGCGCAGTCCACACCTTCAGGAACTCAAATTGTGATTGATTATGCATCGGTTTAGAATTGTCACAAAACATTTGAGTATTTGTCGTTTGGTAGATACTCTATTGATACATGTTCCATTTTGTCTGAATAATAACGTAATGAACCATAGAGAGCAGATCAGACCTGGCAGATGGATTATTAAAGCTGTTTAATTGGTATGGTGTTATGATTGAATAGCTCTTAAAACACCTATTTATAAGTTAGCAATGTAACaggatgatttaaaaaatatatatatatatatatatatatatatatatatattctgaatTTCTTAGATAAatcaactgggtggtttgagccctgaatagCTGACAGTCATGTTATTTCAGACCGTGTAGCATGGGTATGACAACACATTTttcctgctctaattatgttggtaaccagtttataatagcaataaggcaccaagggtgtgtgatatatggccactataccacggctaagggctgtgtgcgtaagaacagcccttagctgtggtatattggccatataccacaaacccttgGTTCCTTTTTGCTTAAATACTTTACTTGGTTGGAGATTGTGGGGAAGAAGTAGCAGAGAGACCTGGAGCCAGCTGCTGCTGTTGTAGAAATCATTGTTTTTGTGCTGGTGGTTTCCCATGCTGACACAGATATGGATGTTTCCAGGATTGTCTTCATTCGGGCACATAACaggaaacattttgcaacagaaaatgaGCATTTCTTATAGGACAAGTCCACGtaatccctccctgtttcagactGTTTTATttagtttggtgcctaatgaacaagaCCAGGGGTGTCTGAAATAACACCATGTTGGCTAGTTGCCAAAATACTACACTATGTTGGGAACAGGGAGTCATTTCAGCTTCACCCCGGGTTCCACTGACAAAAGAGATGCTCCCTCTCCTTCCAAGAACACACATGTTCAGGAGAAAAATCTATCCATTTGCACTTGAAATgtatcctcgctctctctcccactcaatcacataaaacacatgcacacatattCGACACGGATTAAGAAATCGAGAATATTTGTTAATTTTCTGATGTACATATTCGGCCCTAAACTGATATTACTAAGAGCTAAAAGGATGTAGCATTATTCCAAGATGGCTGCCCACATGGGGTTAACAGTTAGAGGGTACAGCACCCCCACCTTCACAAGATGGACTATCCTCCTTGATGATAAATGAACCAAACCAGCTCCAACTATTATGATGAGGAAGGTTGGGAGTGGGGAGGCCGGAGCAGTTTGAGTATACAGAGTGCACGCACAATTGACATTCCATTTGGACAGAGTTTGCACTCCATGTAGCCTAAAACCTGCCTGCTTCAGGACTATAGACAAGAGTATGTCACTTTGAACTGCCGGGCTGAGCTAAATGGCAAACAAAACACAAACGGTGGTGTGGGGGAGCAGAGAGGATGATGGGAAagcagccagtaaaactcagttCTCACTGAGGATGATGATTGGCAGTCGGGGAATAGAGAGTGGGGGGGCTTTAGGTTATTGGGGTTGAAGTCAATTGGTAACTTGGCATGTCTGTCATAGTTGGCGTAATGGGCAAGTTGCCTGGGGTGGTAGGTTTTGGAAAGTCCTTCCTGTCCCTCACAGGTAGCCCTCCTTGCGGAACTGTTCCTGCAAAATATCCCGGTACTCGTCAAAGCCCCCCTCCACTCGCCGCACGTTCCCGTGCTCACagacccacagctctctgcacaCCATCCGGATCAGACGCTCGTCGTGAGAGACAAGGACCACCCCACCCTGAGAAGAGGATAGAGTTTTAAAAAAGGGCATATATGCACATTAAAACTTCCAAGTGTTCAAGTGCTATCACTTCCATTGATTGTTTGCCAAATTAAGCTTGTAGTGGCTGTTTAAAGAAAACCGATTTCATGGAAAAGTTTTCTCCAGATTTACTCTATTGATTAACATTGTGAGCTAAATAAAGACATTTTCTCAGCGACTTCTAGTTTAATGAACAAGCTTACTTTGAATTTGTTGAGCGCCTTCGCTAGTGCCTCGATCGTTTCCATGTCCAGGTGATTGGTCGGCTCGTCAAGGATATAGAAGTTTGGGCTGAGAGAGAAAACGCGAGTAAGAGACAAATTATAGCTGCAAGCAGCAATGAAACAGGATGCTGGTTTATGAGCAGGCTGAAAGAGACAGCTGCATTGAAGCATTATACATCCTTGCACATTTAACAATTCAAAATACTGTGCAAGTGTTcactaaatacactgctcaaaaaaataaagggaacactaaaataacacatcctagatctgaatgaatgaaatattcttattaaatactttttttctttacatagttgaatgtgctgacaacaaaatcacacagaaattatcaatggaaatctaatttatcaacccatggaggtctggatttggagtcacactcaaaattaaagtggaaaatcccactacaggctgatcaaaccttaaaacaagtcaaaatgaggctcagtagttcTGTTCCTAGTGTTATCAGGGCAGTATATTTCTTATTTAAAAGGTAAgttggttgaaaacaagttctcatgtaCAGCAACGACCCGTGGAtgagttacaggggagaggagaggttgaacaAGCCAACTGGAAGCTGGGCATGATAATTAGGTGGCCGTGGTGGTATGAGGGGCCATTAGGGAATTTAAGCCGGACACCGGGTTTATCACCACAACTCTTGCAACAACTACCATGGGTTCTTGAAAAGGCCACAGAGACGGTTTAGCATCGGAAGGATAGAGAAATGTAATCCCATTATTAGACATCATGGTCAAGTTGTATACTGCTTGTACTAAAACCAATTTACAACCATAAAATTACCATCTGACATTGTGAGAAATCATGTGTGAAATATTGGGGTCATGAAGTGTAATAATGAAAAGGCATTACCAAGGCATGGTCATCTGAGCGAAGGCCACCCGGCTCTTCTGCCCTCCTGACAGACTGGCCACCGGCCGAGTTGCCAGCTCACCGGTTATCCCATAGCCACCCAGTTGGTGCCTGTACTCCTCCTCGTTACGACCTGGGAGggagggacgaggagagagagagaaaaggggttaCAAATTACAAAGATTGCAGGGTATAGATGGGTTGGTTGTTAAGCAACATTGGCCCAAACAGACAAGGTTGGTTTAGATTGTTGTCAGCATGTAAAATAGATttagtctccaatgtttattgaaaacaaatacatttgctcacttgtctctcaaatagatctttacagttgttggttagctagctagcaaatgtgAGTCATATTAGCATATAGtgacagtcaaaacacctcaagaaCAAGATAAAACTAGCTGAAAAGAGCTACCTACGATTCCTCACGACAGCTTCATGTCATTTTTGcgagctatctggccatccagaatcacaacacacTGCCTTTTGCACCATTGAAGCGTGTGCATTGTCTTTATGACGTTGTCAGCTATGCCATCTACAGGGATCCGTAACAACcaccagggtcgtgttcattagggtaggcaacaaaaaaacagggcatttcttattggaccaaGTCCAGGTAGTCATGTTCCAATCAGTTTCCTTtgcatttggtgcctaatgaacacagcccAGGCTTTGATAATAATAAGTATTGGTatgttttggtggtggtggtcACCTGGGAATTTGTTGAGTAGCAGCTCAATTGAACACACATTGAGGTCCAGTTGATCCACGTGGTGCTGACTGAAATAACCGATCTTCAGGTTCCTGAGCGAGAAAGGGAAATAAAGCTGTCGTTTACTTCCCTGCACGCACACCCACTAGCAGCAGAGGAACATGGCTGACGTCAAGCATGGAACCTCACCGATGGGCGTGTCTGATGCCGTTGACAGGCGTTAACTCTCCCATCAGTAGCTTGAGCATGGTGGATTTACCCGCCCCGTTCTCACCCacctgagtgagtgagagagtgagagtgagagagatcgaCTGTAGGTACTACTTTAGCAGTTGGAAGGTTGCACAGAGCGTTGTCTGTGGAAGTGTTTCACAGATTTAAAGTACAGTATTAAAGGATGCACAATATATCAGTGACCCGATGTGGGGGCGAAGATATGTTCTTACTAGCCTTATGAACATAGAAACTTGTTTGTAGTTCAGATCTGTGCTTAGGATGGTTAAAAATAGCCATAAAATGAAAAGAAATGTCTGAATCAGTCGATATCGCAAAGAAAATATTAGCATCAACCCAGAATGATCAGATTGAGAGCAGTGTGATTAATACGTACGATGCAGATGCGAGACTCCAAGTctgcagacacagacagctgtgtgAAGAGGCGCTGGTCAGTGTTATAGTAGAACTCCACCTCATCCAACTGGAGCACCGGGGGAGACAGCTTCTCAAAGTTATCAGGGAACCTGTGGACAGACGCACGTACGCACGTTAGCGCTCAGATTAATATGAGAATTGAAACCTGACTTCATTCGGGACAGGAGGAGCGGTCTCTTACTTTAAGGTGACTTCGGTTTCCTTCTCCAGAGGTTTGAGTTCAGGCCTGCAGGAGACAAGAGAAGAGTAGTGAGGGAATGGAAGACAGATGACAACAATAGATATTCTTAACAATGACCATTACCTGTGCACAGGCAAACAAACACGCAGAGGTCATGCATTGGCAAGATGGAAGTTATCCTTTACAATGAATTGGACTTTCAGGCTGTAATTCCCAAGGGAGCACGACATGAGAGAAAGCAGGGTGGGGTGCATGTTATCTTATTTTGAAATAGATGGTTACTCACAGTTTTTCTAAGAGCTTCAGTTTGCTCTGCACCTGTGCCGCTCTGTTGGCGTTGTATCTGAACCGGTCGATAAACACCTGGCACACAGAAGGAGGGGATCAATCCACAATTATAATGTATAGTAATAAGACATTATAATATATATTCTAATAGGCATAACAAGATATAAAATAAACAAACACTAATCAGCAAAGATAAATGTTGAGAAAGTGCATTGTTATTACGCTTGCCATAGGGCTTTTAGTTTGTCTGTATGTACGCAGGACGGTGTGTGTAAGCCAGTGTGTGGGCTCCTAACCTGGATGTGCTCTCTGTACTGAAATTGGGCCTCGTACTCCCTCTGCTGGTTCTTCAGGCGGTCCTCTTTGGTCTTGACAAAGTTCTCGTAGTCGCCGCGGTAACTCTCCAGCCGCTGCGAGTGCAGGTGGATGATGTCAGTCACCACGGCGTTGAGGAAGTTCCGGTCGTGGGACACCACCAGGATGGTGGTCTGCCAGGTCTGTGGGGGGCGGAAGAGTTAAACAGGCCATATGGAAGTTGAACTTGTTGCTCATGCTTTATCTCTCCATTCCCTCAATGGAGGATTCGTTCACTTCAATTCACTGAAAATAAGTGGTATAAGAAATATGGTGGTAACTCCACCTAGCCAatgcctccaccaatccaatgtAGATTTGTAGGAAGTATTGAACGACTGCACACAATTTCATAAGTGGTGAAAGCAAACAATCCATTTGAAGCTAACTGTCACTGATGGGTGTGCCCCTCCTGCCAATTTAGCAGAGCCTCTTTTTGTTGTTGCCGGACCCCTTTTTGGCTCAAGAGCACCCCCAGAGGCAGAAGTTGACAGCAAATCAGAATTACCCAACCCAATCTAGCAATGCAAACTTCCATTTGTTCCTATTCTTCACCCTTCTCCCTGAAATGTCCACTCATTCACAGCCCTTGCCTTGGACTGGTTTAAGAAATATGATGGAAAGCCCCTCTAGTCCACGCTTGCCCATGCTTTCACCAATCCAATGtttttaaatactgtagtaaGAATGTGCACACTGGGGAGAAGGGAACCCGATTGGATTTGGCATGCAATGTTAAGTGTGTCGGTAAGCAGGAGTAACCTACCTGCAGGTAATTCTCCAGCCAAAGAATGGCTCGGACATCCAACATGTTGGTGGGCtctgagacagaaagacagagacagtcagtcaaAAGGGCGTTTTGCACTGACTATTGGACACCGTCAAACTGTTCAAAGATACTCAATACAAAAATACTTAGTGGTTTAATCACTCACCGTCAAGTAACAAAAGATCAGGCCTAAAAAAAGGAATGAAAAATACACACATTATTTGGAGAGTTGAAGCTAGCCTTACAACATTTAGCAGAGCCACATTTGTCTTCATAAACTGTCTGCTGAATTGATGGTCTATAAATTGAGATTTGGGAAACAGCTCATAAGAGTTATAAATGTACATCAATATTGTAAAATAATCTCTGTCCTTGTATTTTAATTGGGTAGACTGTCCTTTGGATAAAAGAAGTGACAAGGAGAAACTCACTTGGCAAAGAGAGCTCTAGCCAGAGCTAATCTCATCCTCCAGCCTCCAGAAAACTCCCTGTGAAGAGAACACCGAGGGATCAGTTAATCACAtccgcgcgcacgcacgcacacacacacacacacacacagtaacttaCTTGGTTGTCTGCGTTTGCATTTTAGGAGAAAAACCTAAACCACATAGGATGATTGAAGCTCtgtgtaaaagagagagaaacatcaATCAATCATCTCATTAAATCAGAAAATGCATACACCCTGGCTACAATTCTACTGCATTGTCATCGGATTAAGAAACACCATTGACAATATGTATGAATATAAATGAACTGCTAATAGTGATGCACTGATACTTTCCTTGCAAAAAAACAAAACGATAGTTAATGAAGACAAATGTGGCTGTCGAATTGATGGTCTATAAATTGAGAAATTCCTTAATTCCTTACGGTACTGATATTTTCTTAGCCAAACCCACCCGATACCGATATTTTCCTTGACAAAAACGCACCCCACCGATACCGATATTTTCACTGGCAAAAAAAAACCCGATACCGATATTTTCTTTGACAAAAAACCCTGATACCAATATTTTtgcagccttttaagcattccagtacagttaaatagttaacacacatggacgcagcggtctaaggccctgcatttcagtgcaagaggcgtcactacagtacctggttcggatccaggctgtatccacatccacaaccatgactgattggcccagcgtcgtccgggccgtcattgtaaataagaatttgttctttatttaacttggcaagttagTTAAGGTTACACACAACTACCCTtaacaaaaagttattttgttggcatttacatatgtctccattaccagtaaaacataatcaaaacctatttctttcacttacttgctgtgctgtttcattgttcagtcatttcattctcaaccaggatttctatggaacgctgtttgggtctttgtgtgtcaaaaaatatactatttaacactgtcaaataacactatttgacgtgtaaaataagcttgttgaccaatcaagacctgaatatgactgcacgtcacataatacaTTTAATGCATTCATACAtgttttacgtagttattacactatcactcgtatttcatgtgtcacaacgattcatcgatacgtatgctatgatgctggtaaagttgtctcgcacaCCTACAGTACTGGTCATAAAAGAAAGATAGCTTCCCCAAAAACTTAGCAAaacgacaatctgtttcagtagctatagctacctagctaactatatagctaggtgtcatctaaaataaccttcatttataagacagttcttatttgattaatggtggtcggacccatctatgttaAATTAGCCACATTAAGGA from Oncorhynchus kisutch isolate 150728-3 linkage group LG15, Okis_V2, whole genome shotgun sequence encodes:
- the LOC109905344 gene encoding ATP-binding cassette sub-family F member 3, with the protein product MATYVDILKSEFPEIDTEVFEYITGVLDCGGVEFEDGEEVYDAIGGLLQGSSADCKNEDDIRDICQQMFNTLKLSNGHAASKQVLLDAPVRLSQISAECVSVTNDVQGIWMMKRGQNTTVDARKLEKAEAKLKQKQGRRNERDSQKTTNPLVLEEASASQASSKKDSRVDLSGKNRSYDIRIENFDVSFGERSLLQGAELSLSTGRRYGLIGRNGLGKTTLLKMLASRSLRVPAHITILHVEQEVAGDDTGALQSVLESDTVREGLLTEERLLNARIANGTAEGMETVRLSEIYAKLEEIEADKAPARASIILCGLGFSPKMQTQTTKEFSGGWRMRLALARALFAKPDLLLLDEPTNMLDVRAILWLENYLQTWQTTILVVSHDRNFLNAVVTDIIHLHSQRLESYRGDYENFVKTKEDRLKNQQREYEAQFQYREHIQVFIDRFRYNANRAAQVQSKLKLLEKLPELKPLEKETEVTLKFPDNFEKLSPPVLQLDEVEFYYNTDQRLFTQLSVSADLESRICIVGENGAGKSTMLKLLMGELTPVNGIRHAHRNLKIGYFSQHHVDQLDLNVCSIELLLNKFPGRNEEEYRHQLGGYGITGELATRPVASLSGGQKSRVAFAQMTMPCPNFYILDEPTNHLDMETIEALAKALNKFKGGVVLVSHDERLIRMVCRELWVCEHGNVRRVEGGFDEYRDILQEQFRKEGYL